One genomic region from Desulfofalx alkaliphila DSM 12257 encodes:
- a CDS encoding RNA ligase family protein has translation MLSFPVKPMLLKTINKPFNDDNYLFEWKVDGVRCLLHFSNGQTRLQSRNGKDCSAAFPELLAPDLAAEEAILDGEITVLTEGKPNFEGTMSRYLSSKNAVNISKTQPAYYLVWDILSVDGQPLLDKSLLERKEVLGEALKDSANIKKIDFIERDGLSLWEAIKKQELEGMVAKHKNSRYLPGQRSSAWLKIKNWTVSEVNIFGYKPKDGYVLVGKGDKVQGHASGIGKEEKAALLKLLDLYGVKKADGIWLPAGIKGFVKYTNITPKGNFRDCTWVSFKT, from the coding sequence ATGCTATCTTTTCCGGTAAAACCAATGCTGCTAAAAACTATCAATAAACCTTTTAACGATGATAATTATTTGTTTGAATGGAAGGTGGATGGGGTAAGGTGTCTTTTGCATTTTTCCAATGGCCAAACACGTCTGCAAAGCAGAAACGGCAAGGATTGTTCTGCGGCTTTTCCCGAGTTGCTGGCCCCTGACTTGGCGGCAGAGGAAGCAATTTTAGACGGGGAAATAACGGTTTTAACGGAGGGCAAACCTAACTTTGAAGGGACAATGTCAAGGTATTTATCTTCTAAAAATGCAGTTAATATATCTAAAACTCAGCCGGCCTACTACCTTGTTTGGGATATATTATCAGTGGACGGCCAGCCCTTATTGGATAAAAGTCTGTTAGAACGAAAAGAGGTGTTAGGCGAGGCACTAAAGGATTCAGCAAATATTAAAAAAATAGATTTTATTGAAAGGGATGGGTTAAGCCTTTGGGAAGCCATTAAAAAGCAAGAGCTTGAAGGAATGGTTGCCAAACACAAGAACAGCAGGTACTTGCCCGGCCAGCGCAGTTCTGCATGGTTAAAAATTAAAAATTGGACAGTAAGTGAAGTTAACATTTTTGGCTATAAACCAAAGGACGGCTATGTTTTAGTAGGTAAAGGGGATAAGGTACAGGGCCACGCTTCGGGTATTGGAAAAGAGGAAAAAGCAGCCCTTTTAAAACTGCTTGACCTATACGGTGTTAAAAAGGCCGATGGCATATGGCTGCCGGCCGGTATTAAAGGTTTTGTTAAGTACACTAATATCACCCCAAAGGGTAATTTTCGTGATTGCACCTGGGTTAGCTTTAAAACCTAA
- a CDS encoding (deoxy)nucleoside triphosphate pyrophosphohydrolase, with amino-acid sequence MTQVTAAIIKKDDLILIAKRNSKDKLANKWEFPGGKIEQGETPEECLYREIKEELNIEIEVGQYFGRSIYHYKHGIVVLLAYWATWKSGDIRLQVHDEYKWVTLDRLTDFDFAPADVPIVEKLLNITNSCTI; translated from the coding sequence ATGACACAAGTAACAGCAGCGATAATAAAGAAAGATGATTTAATACTAATTGCCAAAAGAAATTCAAAAGACAAACTGGCAAATAAGTGGGAATTTCCCGGCGGAAAAATTGAACAGGGGGAGACCCCCGAAGAATGTCTTTACAGAGAAATAAAAGAAGAACTAAACATTGAAATTGAAGTTGGCCAATATTTTGGTAGAAGCATCTATCATTATAAACATGGAATTGTTGTATTGTTGGCCTACTGGGCCACCTGGAAAAGCGGAGACATAAGACTACAGGTCCATGATGAATATAAATGGGTTACGCTGGACCGGCTCACTGATTTTGACTTTGCTCCGGCAGATGTGCCCATTGTAGAGAAACTGCTGAATATAACCAATTCTTGTACCATCTGA
- a CDS encoding 1,4-dihydroxy-6-naphthoate synthase — MKIAFSPCPNDTFVFHAWVHQLIPGAPQLDVTYADIDITNTLASGSKGPDVVKISYAALPWVLDRYALLPCGGAMGRGCGPLVLTADKISDPTVLANKRVAVPSERSTAYLLFRLWVAQEVPGGVGEIVVMPFHEIMPAVRDKAVDAGLVIHEARFTYRNYRLSRLVDLGRWWEDDTKLPIPLGAIVARRTLDLSAIANWIRASVKHAWANPEDSRQYVMHHAQEMSYQVAQQHIKLYVNEFTENIGGLGYQAIETLLTRAHQAGLVPEVDLAKLRP, encoded by the coding sequence ATGAAAATAGCCTTTTCACCCTGTCCCAACGATACATTTGTATTTCATGCCTGGGTACACCAACTGATACCGGGTGCACCACAGCTTGATGTTACCTATGCCGATATCGATATTACCAACACCTTGGCATCGGGATCCAAGGGGCCGGATGTGGTGAAGATTTCCTATGCCGCTTTACCCTGGGTGTTAGATCGGTACGCACTGTTGCCCTGTGGGGGTGCAATGGGCAGGGGTTGTGGCCCGTTGGTTTTAACGGCCGACAAAATATCTGACCCGACGGTATTGGCTAACAAAAGGGTGGCGGTGCCCAGTGAACGGTCGACTGCTTACCTACTCTTTCGGTTGTGGGTGGCCCAAGAGGTTCCGGGGGGAGTGGGTGAAATTGTAGTGATGCCCTTTCATGAAATAATGCCTGCGGTACGGGACAAAGCGGTGGATGCCGGCCTTGTCATTCACGAGGCCCGCTTTACTTACCGTAATTACCGCCTTAGCCGGTTGGTGGACCTAGGCCGCTGGTGGGAGGATGACACTAAACTGCCAATACCCCTGGGTGCCATTGTGGCCCGGCGCACCTTAGATCTTTCAGCCATTGCCAATTGGATTAGAGCCTCGGTTAAACATGCCTGGGCCAATCCGGAAGATTCCCGGCAGTATGTGATGCACCATGCCCAGGAGATGTCCTACCAGGTGGCACAGCAGCACATTAAGCTTTATGTGAACGAGTTTACCGAAAATATAGGAGGTCTGGGCTATCAAGCCATAGAAACACTGCTAACCCGGGCTCATCAGGCAGGTTTAGTACCAGAGGTAGATTTGGCAAAATTGCGCCCATAA
- a CDS encoding futalosine hydrolase, translating to MSILIVTAVPVERDAVLQGLNNDENFDVAVSGVGPAAAAAATASQLAAKQYRLVVSAGIGGGFSGRAEVGSLAVASEIVAADLGAETPQGFCSIDQLGFGSSRIAVDAAVAKQVSQGLQRAKLPVNTGPVLTVSTVTGTAESAAEIIERVPGAVAEAMEGYGVALAAHNKNIPVIEIRAISNLVGPRDRSAWRIKESLEMLTKACSVLLEVLP from the coding sequence ATGAGTATACTTATTGTCACCGCTGTGCCGGTGGAGAGAGATGCGGTGCTGCAGGGGCTAAACAATGATGAAAACTTTGATGTGGCGGTGTCTGGGGTTGGCCCGGCGGCTGCTGCTGCAGCCACTGCCAGCCAGCTGGCCGCAAAACAATACCGCCTGGTGGTCAGTGCCGGCATTGGCGGCGGCTTTTCAGGCCGGGCTGAGGTGGGTTCGCTGGCGGTTGCCAGCGAAATTGTGGCCGCCGATTTAGGGGCAGAGACCCCCCAGGGCTTTTGCAGTATAGACCAACTGGGTTTTGGTTCAAGCCGCATTGCCGTGGATGCCGCTGTGGCTAAACAAGTCAGTCAAGGGCTGCAGAGGGCCAAACTGCCGGTTAACACCGGCCCGGTGTTGACGGTGTCCACCGTCACCGGAACCGCTGAAAGCGCTGCAGAAATCATTGAACGGGTGCCCGGTGCCGTGGCCGAGGCCATGGAGGGCTACGGGGTGGCCTTGGCAGCCCATAACAAAAATATTCCGGTCATAGAGATTCGGGCCATCTCAAACCTGGTGGGCCCCAGGGATCGCAGCGCCTGGCGTATAAAAGAATCTTTAGAAATGCTGACAAAGGCCTGTTCAGTGTTATTGGAGGTGCTGCCATGA
- a CDS encoding metallophosphoesterase, which produces MNNTLLTNLIIVGVFIVYGVINYFIGRTCWEYLFSYIPHLNEKVFWLLFWFVAWSYILLKLLNRYLPHGINSLLSWVGGFWLSILFYLSLLLLGILLIKLLNSYFNFLPPALQNPHGVTVGLLIVLGLLLACGLWNARNIERVPYDVVINKEAGNFEELKIVLVADLHLDHINNKRRLEKIVAKINESEPDLVLLAGDLVDTDLNYFKEQQMDKTLQKIQSKYGVYGVPGNHEYYNSADINDLMSAIEGGNVKMLRDEYVKVQDSFYIVGRDDLTVGQMHGAGRKNLSSLMKDFDKKLPIILIDHQPLFLKESQENGVDLHLSGHTHGGQLFPNHLITQRMFEIDRGHLIKDKLHVIVTSGVNTWGPVIRLGTKAEIINIKVTFNKQ; this is translated from the coding sequence ATGAATAATACCCTTTTGACAAACCTTATTATAGTAGGCGTTTTTATAGTTTACGGTGTTATTAACTACTTTATCGGAAGAACCTGTTGGGAATATTTATTTAGCTACATTCCACATCTAAATGAGAAAGTATTTTGGTTGCTTTTTTGGTTTGTGGCCTGGTCCTATATTTTACTTAAACTGCTTAATAGGTATTTGCCCCATGGCATCAACAGCCTATTAAGTTGGGTTGGCGGTTTCTGGTTATCAATACTCTTTTATTTATCTTTGCTTCTATTAGGCATATTGTTGATTAAATTACTGAACTCGTACTTTAACTTTTTGCCGCCGGCCTTACAAAACCCCCACGGGGTAACTGTCGGCCTGTTAATTGTGCTTGGCTTGCTGCTTGCCTGCGGTCTTTGGAACGCCAGAAATATTGAAAGGGTGCCCTATGATGTGGTAATTAATAAAGAAGCAGGCAATTTTGAGGAACTGAAGATAGTTTTAGTTGCCGACCTGCACCTAGACCATATCAATAATAAGAGGCGACTGGAGAAAATAGTTGCGAAAATAAATGAAAGTGAACCGGATCTGGTACTTTTGGCAGGCGACCTTGTCGACACCGACCTTAACTATTTTAAAGAGCAGCAAATGGACAAGACCCTGCAAAAGATACAATCTAAATACGGGGTTTACGGTGTGCCGGGCAACCATGAATACTATAACAGCGCTGACATAAATGACCTTATGTCAGCCATTGAAGGCGGCAATGTAAAAATGCTGCGGGATGAGTACGTCAAAGTGCAGGATAGTTTTTACATTGTGGGCAGGGATGATCTGACGGTGGGGCAAATGCATGGTGCGGGGCGGAAGAATTTAAGCTCTTTGATGAAGGATTTTGATAAAAAACTACCAATTATTTTAATAGACCACCAGCCTTTATTTTTAAAGGAGTCCCAGGAAAACGGTGTGGACTTACATTTATCCGGACATACCCATGGGGGTCAGCTATTTCCCAATCATCTGATAACCCAAAGGATGTTTGAAATAGACAGGGGCCATTTAATAAAAGATAAGCTACATGTGATTGTGACCTCCGGTGTCAACACCTGGGGTCCGGTGATTAGGCTTGGTACTAAGGCAGAGATAATAAATATTAAGGTGACCTTTAATAAACAGTAG
- a CDS encoding YczE/YyaS/YitT family protein gives MKRSFIFYVVGIILLTLGIVLTIQADLGTSPFDALLVGLFITLGFTIGSWEIIVGLTMVIFNAIAMRKGLEYWALVTSLITGAGIDLWMFLLGGLIQPGTLIMQVVCFGAGMVISGLGIAIYLHSDFAPNPIDRTMLVVSKLTNFNLGISRALINIVLVILAFLFAGPIGIGTLVVAVFSGYIIKFFIPYIDRIEGHFTKKEECTSS, from the coding sequence ATGAAACGCAGCTTTATCTTTTATGTGGTGGGAATTATCCTTTTAACCTTGGGTATCGTATTAACCATTCAGGCAGATCTGGGCACTTCACCCTTTGATGCTTTGCTGGTGGGCTTGTTTATCACCCTTGGTTTTACAATAGGCAGTTGGGAAATAATTGTGGGCCTCACCATGGTGATATTTAATGCCATTGCCATGCGTAAAGGTCTGGAATACTGGGCCCTGGTGACCTCCTTAATTACCGGTGCAGGCATTGATTTGTGGATGTTTTTGTTGGGTGGGCTAATTCAACCGGGCACCTTAATTATGCAGGTGGTCTGCTTTGGGGCCGGTATGGTAATCTCCGGTCTGGGCATAGCCATTTACCTGCATTCTGACTTTGCCCCCAACCCCATAGATCGCACCATGCTGGTAGTTAGTAAGTTAACTAATTTTAACCTGGGTATTTCCCGGGCCCTAATTAACATAGTGCTGGTTATCCTTGCCTTTTTATTTGCCGGGCCCATAGGCATTGGCACACTGGTGGTGGCGGTATTCAGCGGCTACATTATTAAGTTCTTCATACCTTACATCGATCGGATTGAGGGGCACTTTACAAAAAAAGAAGAGTGCACCTCTTCTTGA
- a CDS encoding site-specific DNA-methyltransferase translates to MNKGNEASYQLIWPGKEEALLAAHSPTGKKMYPVKEDSSHWATTENLYIEGDNLEALKLLRQSYANKIKCIYIDPPYNNVKDFVYKNNFKQQRDNHSHWLNLIYPRLILARQLLTEDGVIFISIDDNEIANLKIICDEIFKEENFVAILVWEKKKKGSFLRKSITNVKEYLLVYCKNKGRFEGLIGEINKRPETYPCINAQNKREIRKIPKGIASKYKEKNYFLPTGTVISDTTMSIVLHSDLVIKDGKLAEDVLIEGNWRYTQSLMEQFAQKNELYITRDLYIRRIVNKPRQKQLKDLLPRVGSDEEMSHQDINLDNLFASGWGSNEDADEEQRILFQVQGLMDYPKPVKLITKLIASVRDKNLWLLDFFSGSATAAHAVMLLNALDGGSRKYIMVQLPEKCGAHTVAYKNGYTNICEIGKERIRRAAQKIREETGADIDYGFRVYRIK, encoded by the coding sequence ATGAATAAAGGAAATGAAGCAAGTTACCAACTAATCTGGCCCGGTAAAGAAGAGGCCTTACTGGCGGCACACAGCCCCACAGGTAAGAAGATGTATCCGGTAAAGGAGGACAGCAGCCATTGGGCCACCACCGAAAACCTTTACATTGAAGGAGACAACCTTGAGGCACTAAAGCTATTGCGGCAGTCCTATGCCAACAAAATAAAGTGCATTTACATCGACCCCCCCTATAACAATGTTAAGGACTTTGTGTATAAAAACAACTTTAAACAGCAAAGGGATAACCACAGCCACTGGCTCAATTTAATCTATCCCAGACTTATATTGGCCCGGCAGCTGCTGACCGAAGACGGTGTTATTTTTATCAGTATCGACGACAACGAAATTGCCAACTTAAAAATTATCTGCGATGAAATATTTAAGGAAGAAAACTTTGTCGCTATTTTAGTGTGGGAAAAGAAGAAAAAAGGCTCCTTCTTACGTAAAAGCATTACCAATGTTAAAGAATACCTGCTGGTTTACTGTAAAAATAAGGGGCGGTTTGAAGGCTTAATCGGTGAAATTAATAAAAGACCGGAAACCTATCCCTGCATCAATGCCCAGAACAAAAGGGAAATACGCAAAATACCAAAGGGGATAGCCAGCAAGTATAAAGAAAAAAACTATTTCCTGCCCACAGGAACGGTAATTTCTGATACCACCATGAGCATTGTGCTGCATTCTGATTTAGTAATTAAAGACGGCAAACTGGCTGAAGATGTGCTTATTGAAGGCAACTGGCGCTATACACAGTCTTTAATGGAGCAATTTGCCCAAAAAAATGAGCTTTATATCACCAGGGATCTCTACATTCGCCGAATAGTCAATAAGCCCCGGCAAAAACAGCTCAAGGACTTGCTGCCCAGGGTGGGCAGTGATGAGGAAATGAGCCACCAAGATATTAACCTGGACAATTTATTTGCCTCGGGGTGGGGTTCCAACGAAGATGCCGATGAAGAACAGCGAATACTGTTCCAGGTCCAGGGTTTAATGGATTACCCCAAACCGGTAAAGCTAATTACCAAGCTTATAGCCTCTGTGAGAGATAAAAATTTATGGTTACTTGATTTCTTTTCAGGCTCTGCCACCGCCGCCCACGCAGTGATGCTGCTAAATGCCTTGGACGGCGGCAGCCGAAAATATATCATGGTGCAATTGCCGGAAAAATGCGGCGCGCATACAGTGGCCTATAAAAACGGCTACACCAATATTTGTGAAATAGGAAAAGAAAGAATAAGAAGGGCGGCCCAAAAGATAAGGGAAGAAACAGGTGCCGACATAGATTACGGCTTTCGGGTGTATAGGATAAAATAG
- a CDS encoding ABC transporter ATP-binding protein, whose translation MKYNMLQVKDLSLRYHKKQVLNKISFNIAPGQAVAVIGESGAGKTSLALAIGRLTEGAQVTGQILFNGQNILSLSEQEMRQLRWNKISFVFQNMWNSLNPVLPVIDQVAEPVIAHRLMMRDEAFLHARRLLIEAGLDEDKHRHYPHMLSGGEKQRVSLAMALANKPRLVIMDEPTASLDAVTKGQILAQLCRLKGKKSFLLVTHDLSAAAMVAHWVLVLYNGVIVEAGPAELVFKEPRHPYTRGLIRCYPNMDTTKDLVGIKGQMIKETGGCCFSNRCTQTVAPCFTEIPPLVPVGKGMLACHRGGVVPLLQVQGLTKHYGRVAALNGVDLTLYEGETLGLVGASGSGKSTLAYTVMGLEKPNRGRILLEGEEIKKRDRGFYQRVQMIFQHPLDAINHRSMVVDAVREPLDVQKVGTAPERLARVKQCLQEVELPTEEEFLHTYPHHLSGGEIQRLTIARALAVKPKMLIADEPTSALDASVQAKVLKLLLSLQEKYGLAILFITHDLALARKVSDRIAVMHQGKIVEEGRAADITSKPQRAYTKQLLQSAARLFV comes from the coding sequence GTGAAGTATAACATGCTGCAGGTAAAAGATTTATCACTGCGTTATCACAAAAAACAGGTACTAAATAAGATCAGTTTTAACATTGCACCGGGCCAGGCAGTTGCGGTGATTGGCGAATCCGGTGCCGGTAAAACGTCCTTGGCCTTGGCCATTGGCCGCTTAACCGAAGGGGCACAGGTGACGGGCCAAATACTGTTTAACGGTCAAAATATATTATCCCTCAGTGAACAAGAGATGCGGCAGTTGCGCTGGAATAAAATATCATTTGTCTTTCAAAATATGTGGAATTCCCTAAACCCGGTGCTGCCGGTCATTGACCAGGTGGCTGAACCGGTGATAGCCCACCGGCTAATGATGCGGGATGAGGCCTTTTTACATGCCCGGCGGCTGCTTATTGAGGCCGGATTAGACGAAGATAAACACCGGCATTACCCACATATGTTGAGCGGCGGGGAAAAACAGCGGGTCAGCCTTGCCATGGCCCTGGCCAACAAGCCCCGGCTGGTGATAATGGATGAACCCACCGCCTCGCTGGATGCAGTGACCAAAGGGCAAATACTGGCCCAGCTGTGCCGTTTGAAGGGTAAAAAATCTTTCTTGCTGGTTACCCATGATCTTTCTGCCGCTGCCATGGTGGCCCATTGGGTGCTGGTGCTCTATAACGGTGTCATAGTGGAGGCAGGGCCGGCAGAGCTTGTGTTTAAAGAGCCCAGGCACCCCTACACACGGGGTTTGATACGCTGCTATCCCAATATGGATACCACAAAGGATCTGGTGGGCATTAAAGGGCAAATGATAAAAGAAACAGGGGGCTGTTGTTTTAGCAACCGCTGCACCCAGACGGTGGCCCCTTGTTTCACGGAAATACCCCCGCTGGTGCCGGTGGGTAAGGGTATGCTGGCCTGCCACCGGGGCGGTGTGGTTCCCTTGCTGCAGGTGCAGGGATTAACAAAACACTATGGTAGAGTTGCGGCACTAAATGGTGTGGACTTAACCTTATACGAAGGGGAAACACTGGGCTTGGTGGGTGCCAGCGGCTCCGGTAAAAGCACCCTGGCATACACGGTAATGGGCTTGGAAAAACCCAACCGGGGCCGGATTTTGTTAGAGGGTGAAGAAATAAAGAAAAGGGACCGGGGATTTTATCAGAGGGTACAAATGATTTTTCAGCACCCCCTGGATGCCATCAATCACCGCAGTATGGTGGTTGATGCGGTAAGGGAGCCCTTGGATGTGCAGAAGGTGGGCACTGCCCCGGAACGGCTGGCCCGGGTAAAACAGTGTTTACAAGAGGTGGAACTGCCCACAGAAGAAGAGTTTTTACATACCTACCCCCACCATTTAAGCGGTGGCGAAATACAGCGGCTGACCATTGCCCGGGCCCTGGCTGTCAAGCCCAAAATGTTAATAGCCGATGAACCTACCTCGGCATTGGATGCCAGTGTACAGGCTAAGGTGTTAAAGTTACTGCTCAGTTTACAAGAAAAGTACGGCTTGGCCATACTCTTTATCACCCACGACTTGGCCCTGGCCAGAAAGGTCAGCGACCGCATTGCAGTGATGCACCAAGGTAAAATAGTAGAAGAGGGCAGGGCGGCAGATATCACCTCTAAGCCCCAAAGGGCATATACCAAACAGCTGTTACAAAGTGCTGCCCGGTTATTTGTTTAA
- a CDS encoding ABC transporter permease — protein sequence MHLNYLKLFINNKAARLGMALLGTVLLAALLGPHLVPHDPWQYSGHVLQAPCERHWLGTNDVGQDIFSQLVYGARTSMAVAFGVALLSTLTALVLGSATAMVGGRCDTVFMRITDAMLSIPPVLIIILAAAYLRPGIPSLILLLVAVGWPAGARIVRAQVLTLKERTHVYAAYTFGSGPLAVFIKHLLPDLGPVAAAGFIQGARRAVLTEAGLSFLGITSPGLISWGSIIYQAVNFSYLGVWKWWLLPACAALSVTVLAITYLAYGMEAVLDRPLGVQGREV from the coding sequence ATGCACCTTAATTACCTAAAATTATTTATCAATAACAAGGCCGCCCGGCTGGGGATGGCACTGTTGGGGACGGTGCTCTTGGCGGCATTGCTGGGCCCCCACCTGGTGCCCCATGACCCTTGGCAATATTCCGGCCATGTGCTGCAGGCTCCTTGTGAGCGGCACTGGCTGGGCACCAACGATGTGGGCCAGGATATCTTTAGTCAGCTTGTTTACGGGGCGCGCACCTCCATGGCGGTGGCCTTTGGGGTGGCGCTGCTATCAACCCTGACGGCGCTTGTACTGGGCAGTGCCACTGCCATGGTGGGGGGCCGGTGTGATACTGTGTTTATGCGCATCACCGATGCCATGCTGTCTATTCCCCCGGTGCTGATTATAATCTTGGCCGCTGCCTACTTAAGGCCGGGCATACCCTCATTAATTTTGCTGCTGGTGGCGGTGGGCTGGCCTGCCGGGGCCAGAATAGTACGCGCCCAGGTGCTCACCCTAAAGGAGCGTACCCATGTTTATGCGGCCTATACCTTTGGCTCCGGCCCTTTGGCGGTATTTATTAAACACCTTTTGCCCGATTTGGGACCGGTGGCGGCGGCGGGCTTTATTCAAGGGGCCAGACGGGCCGTTCTTACCGAGGCCGGCCTGTCTTTTTTAGGCATCACATCCCCGGGCTTAATCAGCTGGGGGAGCATTATTTACCAGGCTGTGAACTTTAGTTATTTAGGTGTTTGGAAGTGGTGGCTGCTGCCTGCCTGTGCCGCCCTTTCTGTTACCGTGTTGGCCATTACATATCTTGCCTACGGGATGGAAGCGGTATTGGACCGTCCTTTAGGTGTGCAGGGGCGTGAAGTATAA
- a CDS encoding ABC transporter permease: MGINFLLPRLLPGDPITAIYGPEVHVQGNSQLKAELTQRFALDQPLAGQFITYIGNLAKGDLGYSFYYQAPVSEVLLSFLPWTLLLAGGALILSTAIGFILGVESGWNRAGKKDMTLLTGVMLLSGMPDFVVGTLLLLVFGLTLGWFPLAGAVTPYGGLSGLALVLDVLHHLALPLATLTIAGLTGTFMLTRNTMVTVLKAPFLLTARAKGLSPRLVRYRHAGRNALLPVVTGTGMRLGRLATGVLFVEVIFSYPGIGLLMHTALMARDYPIIQGVFLVVTLSVLTVSFLLDIIYTKLDPRVVYAP, encoded by the coding sequence TTGGGCATAAACTTTTTACTGCCCAGATTATTGCCCGGCGACCCCATAACAGCCATTTATGGCCCGGAGGTACATGTGCAAGGCAACAGCCAACTAAAGGCAGAGCTTACACAGCGTTTTGCACTGGACCAGCCCCTGGCAGGCCAGTTTATTACCTATATTGGCAACCTGGCCAAAGGGGATTTGGGCTACTCCTTTTATTATCAAGCCCCGGTCAGCGAGGTACTCCTTAGTTTTCTGCCCTGGACCCTGCTGTTGGCCGGGGGAGCCTTAATACTTTCCACCGCAATTGGCTTTATACTGGGTGTGGAGTCGGGGTGGAACCGGGCCGGAAAAAAGGATATGACCCTGCTCACCGGGGTGATGCTTTTAAGCGGCATGCCCGATTTTGTGGTGGGCACCTTACTGCTGCTGGTCTTTGGGCTGACCCTGGGCTGGTTTCCCCTGGCAGGGGCAGTTACTCCCTACGGAGGGCTTAGCGGCCTGGCCCTGGTGCTCGATGTGCTGCATCATTTGGCCCTGCCCCTGGCCACCTTAACCATTGCCGGTTTAACAGGCACCTTTATGCTCACCCGCAACACCATGGTTACGGTGTTAAAGGCGCCCTTTTTACTTACTGCCCGGGCCAAGGGGCTTTCCCCCCGGCTGGTGCGCTACCGTCACGCCGGACGGAACGCTTTGCTGCCGGTGGTTACCGGCACCGGCATGCGCCTGGGCCGGCTGGCCACCGGCGTGTTATTCGTGGAAGTGATTTTTTCCTATCCCGGAATAGGCCTGTTAATGCATACCGCCCTTATGGCCAGGGACTATCCCATAATACAGGGAGTTTTTTTGGTGGTGACCCTGTCGGTGCTCACCGTCAGTTTTTTATTAGATATTATTTATACTAAATTAGACCCGAGGGTTGTCTATGCACCTTAA